In the genome of Campylobacter helveticus, the window TGTCAATTTAATCCACTCAAGCGCTATCATTAGCCCAAGTGCAAAAATTGCCAAGAGTGGAGTTTTAATAATGCCAAGAGTGGTGGTTAATGCTAAGGCTAACATAGGAAAAGGCGTAATTTTAAATACGGCTTGTGTGATTGAGCACGAGTGTGAGATAGGAGATTTTTCTCATATTAGCGTTGGGGCGCAATGTGCTGGGAATGTTAAGGTGGGAAGGCTTTGTTTTATGGGGATAAATTCAGCCATTTTGCCGAATTTAAGCTTGTATGAGGAAAGTGTTTTGGGAGGAGGAGCGCTTTTAGCCAAAGATGCGAAAGAAAAGGGCGTTTATGTGGGAGTGCCTGCAAGGATAAGGAGAGATTGATGCGTGTTTTTCTCTTGCTTGCTTTGGGTTTAAATTTGCTTTTTTCAGCAGATTTTATCACGCAAAAAGAATACGCAAAAATGCTATATGAAAATCCAAGAGGCATTAGCTGTAAAAAATGCCACGGAGCTAAGGGAGAGGGGCAAATTTTGGGCTATTATATGCACAAAGATAAAAAAAAGGCTTATGAAATTCCTAGCATACAGGATTTGAGTTTTGAGCGTTTTAAGGAGGCTTTAATGAAAGAGCAAGATGTCAAGTCTATAATGCCAAATTATTCATTAACTAATGATGAGATAATAACTTTATATAATTATATCAAACAAGTTAGCAAGGAGAAATGATGACAAATAAGGTAGCATTTAAAGAGGCTTTTAATGTAATAGCTGGTGGGGTGAATTCGCCTGTGAGAGCTTTTGCTAGTGTGGGTGGAGAGCCTTGCTTTATCGCACAGGGCAAGGGTGCTTACATCAAGGATATAGAAGGAAATAAATATATCGATTTTGTGCAAAGCTGGGGACCTTTACTTTTTGGACATTGTGATAAGGACATCGTGAAAGCTTGTAAAAAGGCTTTAAAAAAAGGCACGAGTTTTGGAGCGCCAACTTTAAGTGAAAGTAAATTAGCCAAGCTTGTGTTAGAAAATTTCCCACACTTAGACAAAATTCGTTTTGTTAGCAGTGGCACGGAGGCGACTATGAGTGCGATTCGTCTTGCGAGAGGTTTTACAAAGAGGGAGAAAATTCTCAAATTTGAGGGTTGCTATCACGGACATAGTGATTCTTTGCTTGTAAGTGCTGGAAGTGGGGCTGCGACCTTTAACACGCCTAGTTCTTTGGGCGTTTTAAATGAAGTGGCAAAGCAAACCTTAGTCGCAAGGTATAATGACATCCAAAGCGTGAAAGAGCTTTTTGAAAAGCACGGCGAAGAAATTGCTTGTGTGATTGTCGAGCCTATCGCTGGAAATATGGGACTTGTTTTAGGTGAGCAAGAATTCTTAGAAGAGCTTACTAGAATTTGTAAGCAAAATAAAGCATTGCTCATTTTTGATGAGGTGATGAGCGGATTTAGGGCTTCATTTTTAGGCTCTTTTGGTATTAATAAAATAGAGGCTGACATCGTTACTTTTGGTAAGGTTATTGGTGGAGGCT includes:
- the pglD gene encoding UDP-N-acetylbacillosamine N-acetyltransferase, giving the protein MAQTKKIYIYGSGGHGLVCADVAFDMGYEEVIFLDDYKGLKFSEELEKFDIFIAIGSNTLREKISQKVEKCGFKIVNLIHSSAIISPSAKIAKSGVLIMPRVVVNAKANIGKGVILNTACVIEHECEIGDFSHISVGAQCAGNVKVGRLCFMGINSAILPNLSLYEESVLGGGALLAKDAKEKGVYVGVPARIRRD
- a CDS encoding c-type cytochrome; the encoded protein is MRVFLLLALGLNLLFSADFITQKEYAKMLYENPRGISCKKCHGAKGEGQILGYYMHKDKKKAYEIPSIQDLSFERFKEALMKEQDVKSIMPNYSLTNDEIITLYNYIKQVSKEK
- the hemL gene encoding glutamate-1-semialdehyde 2,1-aminomutase; this translates as MTNKVAFKEAFNVIAGGVNSPVRAFASVGGEPCFIAQGKGAYIKDIEGNKYIDFVQSWGPLLFGHCDKDIVKACKKALKKGTSFGAPTLSESKLAKLVLENFPHLDKIRFVSSGTEATMSAIRLARGFTKREKILKFEGCYHGHSDSLLVSAGSGAATFNTPSSLGVLNEVAKQTLVARYNDIQSVKELFEKHGEEIACVIVEPIAGNMGLVLGEQEFLEELTRICKQNKALLIFDEVMSGFRASFLGSFGINKIEADIVTFGKVIGGGLPAAAFAARAEIMDILSPLGGVYQAGTLSGNPLAMAAGIVSISKAKKDKELYKRLARLAKMLTQGLSELAEERGVPFTSTFVGSMFGYFFTENPVKNYQDALKSDLKLFAKFHQNMLKQGIYLAPSQFETGFICDKMDEKMIIKTLEAARKSFKTL